CGCCAGAGTACTTGGCACAGCACCTTGAGTGCTCGGCGCTctggttgcagtgctcggcacttcttctggatagctcgtcactactcctacaatgctcggcaccactgtaggagtgctcagtCTCAGTCTAggagtggtcagcaccactgcaagacctcttggctccgctacgggagtgtttgacacccgtcctggagtggtcgccaccactgcagaaccttcCGGCACCACTCCTGACGTGCTCGGCATtcctccaggagtgctcggcacttctCCCAGAGTGCTCAGCATCCCtctcgaagtgctcggcactgccccaggagtgctcggctctgccgctagagtgcttggcaccccttctggagtgctcggcaccccttccggagtgctcgacacctctttcccagcgtctccaccatcgtggatgaccaggtgcttgacgacgaaggtgttggtgaagccaccagcttcccccgtgctcggactgctccagtcccaagccgccttctagTCGAACACTACATCGCGCAAGATAAGtaccttgtctccgcgtgggtcgtagagccggtacgccttggtaccctccacgtagcccaggagcaccattggtgtgctcctgtcctccagcttggtgaggatcggcttcgtcttcctgacgtggctgatgcagccgaatgtccagagaaaggacacgctcggcttgcgctcATACCAAGCCTCGAACAACGTCTTGCCCGTCAGGGTCTTGGTCGGAGCgcagttgaggatgaacaccgcagTGGTCACCGcttcaccctagaaccttgtcgacatgcctttggccttcatcatggatcgagccatgccgaccaccgtctggttccattgctccaccacaccattctgctgtggtgagtacggcgcggtgtggtgtgaCACCACACTCTGATCCGCGCAGTACACAGTGAATTCcatcgaagtgaattcgccgtcgcgatcagtcctcagcacgcggagcttcttgccgctcttggCCTCCGCgagcatcttgaacttcttgatcgccgtcgtcgctttgtccttgctcgttaggagttgcagccacatatagcgactgcaatcatccacgagcaggaggaagtaccgccgaccaccgtttgtagctagcgtgatcggcccgcagaggtcgccgtggacgagctcgagagcgtccttcacATGATACTTGGCTGTCTTTGgaaatggtagcctcctctgcttctcggccaggcagctgtcacacagctcatgtggggtagccctcggaccatcttctccagtcgaccaagcgcgtcgaaactgagatgtccgaaccgggcatgccacagccacggttcctcggtgtgccttgccgccaggcacaccggttgctctaccttcaggtcgagcaggtacaactggttctgcgacctcttcaccttggcaagaagtcgctgctcctggttcctgatcctaaggactccgtccttgatcagtatctcgctaccgcgctcatccagctgaccaatgctgatgatgctggaatatagctgtgggatgtaatatacatccgttagtgcgtggtgctccccgttctggcacctgaagatgatggtgccgcgcccttggattgccacccttgagccgtcaccaaacttcaccgtaccggtaacatcgttgTCGAGttcggagaaggctgccttggagcccgtcatgtggttgctggcactagagtctagataccaccgctgctcctggtcggcgcccacacgtctgaggtggacttgggcacgtgGTTCGTTGAGGTGGACAGCCTTTAGGGccgtcccaggtccttccaccgtcgtcgcctcttccttctcctcggcctcgatgtcgtgtagtgcacagaacatcgccattaggatagtggcctcatcatcatcatcagctttgCGCCAGATGagtctcagccttcttctcctgcttgcgatttgggcactcccgtgcccaatggcccgtcttcccgcagtgcctgcaggcgttggggtcgacttgcttcttcttctccgaagaagccttgccgtggcgcttgccatcgccaccgctgctggaggaggctgccttcccagagttcctccgagtagcccactcctcttctgtcagcagcagtttgccgctgtccttcgaTGCTGTTGCCCgctctaggcgctcgtccaccgcccgccgacggcctgtcacatcctcaatggtgaggatggacaagtccaacatcatctctatggagagagcgatctggatgtactttgccggcacggagtggaggtacttgaagaccgcctcctcttcatcgatggtgacgccgtggctcttcagcttgccgatgagcgtctgcaggcggagggagaagtcctgcACCGTTTcatcatccttgaacttgaggttggcgtactcctgcttcagaagctaggccgtcgccttctttgcgtggtcggaaccgacgcgcatcgccgcaatagcctcccatgcctccttagcagagctctttgcccccaacggctccctgtactccgccggtacagcagcgaggatagcctctaacgctgacatgtcatcttcctcattgtcgggTTCCCTTGttaacagcattccagagccgtcgggctctgagcttgaccttcatggtcaccgaccattctccatagttggtgcgagtcagcgtcggccaactggtgccgctgacttCCCGCACCGTGTGAACAACGACCTCtagtcgtggctgggcagccacagcagtgccactgctgttgcccatctccgaaccgttcgtcatcgccagcggttagttcgacgacggcgcttgtacggctccgataccacttgttaccCACAGGATCACCAGCTCAGCTGAGTTGACCACTcgccagtcttgccgagcacccgctagtattgccgagcactcactagctaagccgaccacgaacaagcgttgtctgaccacacacactatggctagaggttgaagaagagggagaatagagcatacacacacagtacaagcaccagcgttggccggagccctgtataggagatggcaaatctgaactctctttagtgagttgcagtggcaaactatttatacaactctatcctatTTGATCCTAGTacagctgtcatgctgctacagttactagataacacagcaggactgacttctgcgcctgtccctgcatgtggctacagtgcggcaggtgagccgttcggcgcctgcctgtacagcggctacagtaccacagcagggggcCAGTTCGGCGCCATCTTCCCTTGCTGTTTGTTCATACAAGGaaacagtagattatctaacaggaGTAACATGATGCTACCTGATTGAAGGTGCATGGATATGATATTAATCAGTAACATGTCTTGTGAAATATTGTTTCTGTGATCAAGTTATTTATATGTCAAATGTGAAGCTTTTCTGTTTCTTTTTATTGGAAGAAATAACCTTATGAGATGATGAACAAAAATTAGCTCTAATATTGTTTTATGATTGTATTGTGTTATATAGGGATGACTGATTGATTTTACAATATCTTGATAATTGTTTCAGGAACGGTATGGACGGCGAGCGCGCACATCATCACAGCCGTCATAGGCTCCGGCGTGCTCTCCCTCGCCTGGTCGACTGCACAGCTGGGCTGGGTCGTGGGGCCGCTCACCCTGATGATCTTTGCCTTCATCACGTACTACACCTCTAGTCTTCTCGCTGACTGCTACCGCAGCGGCAATCAGCTCACCGGCAAGAGGAACTACACCTACACGGATGCTGTCGCCGCATACCTGGGTACTTTTTTGTGCTCCCGTCATCTCATCTCAGATAAACCAACGGCTCGTTTTCTTAATTTCGACAGTGAAGATGATGCATTCGCGTATAATGCAGGTCGATGGCAAGTCTTGTCCTGTGGTGTTTTCCAGTATGTCAACTTGGTTGGAACCGCCGTTGGGTATACAATTACAGCGTCCATCAGTGCAGCGTAAGTAATTCTTGCAATATATAGGCTCATTTAATAGTGATGTTTTGGTAGATTCAATCTCATCGTCGATTGAGAAATCCCTTTTGGCTGAATGATGATGAGCAGGGCCGTGCACAAGGCTAACTGCTTCCACAAGAAGGGCCACGCGGCCGACTGCAGCACCTACGACACCATGTACATGGTCGTATTTGGGATCGTTCAGATCTTCTTCTCTCAGCTCCCTAACTTCAGTGACCTTTCGTGGCTGTCCATCGTCGCCGCCATCATGTCGTTCTCTTACTCGACCATCGCTGTCGGCCTCTCGTTGGCGCGGACCATTTCAGGTGAACTATCTACAAACCTATAAACTTTATGAAGTTCTCACACAACCATTAAGGCCTTCTGATCATTCTCATTCTCTGATGCCACATTGTGtgccgtaatgtacgtgttgtcaCAGGCCGTACTGGTAAGTCAACTCTGACTGGCACTGAGATCGGAGTCGACGTTGATTCAGCCCAGAAGGTCTGGCTCGCGCTTCAAGCTCTTGGCAACATCGCATTCGCTTACTCCTACTCCATGATTCTCATTGAAATCCAAGTAAGCACAAGCACTGCATACGACGTGTCTGTATGTTCAGAATTTAGCATTATGAAGACCGGTCGTCAGTCACTAACTCTGAACTGAAATTTCAGGACACGGTGAAGTCTCCTCCAGCCGAGAACAAGACGATAAAGAAGGCGACCCTGATGGGCGTGACGACCACCACGGCGTTCTACATGCTTGCTGGCTGCCTTGGGTACTCGGCGTTTGGGAACGCGGTGCCAGGGAACATCCTGACCGGGTTCGGCTTCTACGAGCCCTACTGGCTGATCGACTTTGCCAACGTCTGCATCGTGGTGCACCTGGTGGGCGCGTACCAGGTGTTCTCCCAGCCCATCTTCGCGGCCTTGGAGACGGCCGCCGCCAAGCGCTGGCCTAACGCCAAGTTCGTCACGCGCGAGCACCCCCTCGTGGCCGGCAGGTTCAACGTCAACATGCTCAGGCTGACGTGGAGGACGGCGTTCGTGGTGGTGAGCACGGTGCTCGCCATCGTGATGCCCTTCTTCAACGACATCCTGGGCTTCCTCGGCGCCATTGGGTTCTGGCCGCTCACCGTGTACTACCCAGTGGAGATGTACATCCGGCAGCGGCGGATACAGAAGTACACCACCAGGTGGGTGGCGCTGCAGCTGCTCAGCTTCCTGTGCTTCCTGGTGTCTCTCGCCTCGGCGGTCGCGTCCATCGAGGGAGTCACCGAGTCGCTCAAACACTACGTCCCCTTCAAGACCAAGTCATGATGACTGATGACTGAGCTTCTGCGTGTACAATGCAATGGCCTACCACCTTGCACTGCTCACTCAGGGTCAGAGGTTTAACAGTCGCCTTTGTTGTGCCCTGCGACAGGTTACTAGCACTGGTATGGTATGGTACCATCGCTCAGGGTAGGAGAGAAGTGTTCCGGGGAGAGGTTCAGTCATTATGGATGCATAATGTTATCTCCGGTTGTGTAGAGAGGTTTCGATGGCGTCTTGGATATGTTGTAAAGTGTGCAGAAGCTTGAGCTGATGATGCAGGAATCGAAGTGTTACAAGCCTTGTTCAAACTAAAATGAATTAAAAGGTAATGCAGCCAACGCAAACTGAATTACAGTGTTGGTTTTTCCGTCTTTATGCGGGTCGACCTGCTAATGTGTGTTGAGCAATTATACACTAATAATCTGGTTGCAAACAAATGCCTGTGGTGTAGACATCAAGCTCTGGCCACTCATTGGGCCACGTCGCCCGTTTTTTTTTTCCTGTTCCGTTGGATTTTGATCGGATGTTCATCGTCACACCGTGTAGCTAGCGTTTCCAGAGGATTCGATCTCCTCCAGGTTGCGCGGTCTCCTCGGCACCGGCCTCGTCCCACTGCGAACGGCCTCCGCTGCAAGTGCTGGCTAGTAGCAGCGAGCACGCGTGAATCAGCGCCGCGCTTGGAAGTTGGAACCGCAGAGCATGGCGAGCCAGCGATGAGACTGCCACCATATCTCTCCGTCTGGATCCAGCCGCCTGCTGATGGTTGCCGACCACCCTCCAGCCCTCTTGCTCCATAAAGCCCGCAACTCCAGGTGGGATGGCCATCTCCAGTTCTCCACCACTTCCAGCTTGAACTCCACGGGGAGGACCGCTGACAGAGGCAAGGCAAGGTAGGGACGAAGAGCGCAGGGCGGAGCGTCCACGGGAGTAACACCGAAATCGGCACATTGGAGCAGACGAGCAAGCGGATACAGCTTGGGTGTGGCGTGTCTTGCCTGCCCACGAATAGTTCGACGGAATGCCGCCGACCTGTCGCGTCGGGAATTCGGGACCACGCGGTCGAGGCACGGCCGCTTCGCACGGTTGGACCTTACCGGTGCCGCGCACCAGGACCACACGGTCGTGGTGACGCCCGCTTCCCCATGTCGAGCTTCGCCGTACATAGCAGTGGCGTTGCTGCCCATGGCTTGATCGTCGTGGCCTGTCGCGGCTGCGTTCACTGGGTTGAGTTCATGGCGAGGTGCCGTGCCGGGAAGGGTGGTCGTGTGTTCAATTCAGCCAATCGTGCGACGTTGCTACACCAGCTCATGGTTACCTGCAACTGTACAAGCAATTAAAATGTAAGTGTATCGCTGCATCTTAGCTTTATTTCTTTAAAATTTTAACATGAATCAAATCGACAAGTGGTGGTCTGATGGATGCAAATCTCTCGCACAGAAATAGAAAAAGGCATCAAACGTGTCTCAGATACATTGGCCTTACTTCTTCACAAACATATACACTAGCCTCCTTTTGATTGTTGAAATACCTCTTACAAAATGCTTCTGTGAATATTGCATTACAATAAGGTCattaaaattttgaaaacttGGAACGGGACAAAGTATTGGTTTGCAGGCTTTGATATATACTACTGTTTCAGCACCCAGCATCTGTACTTCATTTCGTTTGTGGGATGCTAGACTGAATTATCTTTGGACAAAGACACTAAAAAATACATCTCTCAAACGTTCTGTAAATTGTTTACTCAGCTATTGATGTATAATGGTGTTTAGTTAGAAAACTAAGAGTTGAACTAGGGAGTACGATGGGGCATAATTGTTCATATAGTTAATTATTTTATCAGTTGGACTTTTGCATTGCCTTTTCATCTCTCTGTCCTATGTTTTTCTGTACTTATTTTTGAAACTATTTTTAATGTGTTCTTTGTAGGAGTCGAACTTAACTGAAGACAGCATCTTTGGGTCTCAAATTGAACAAAGAGGTAAGGAATAAATTGTGCTCTGGCCCAATCCAGAATGGAAATATGATCTTCGTCTTCTCAGAATTATCGTTGATGCAATACATATTGGTGATGTGCCTGTTTTCGATGGTTCCTCCGACCGTTTGGGCTGCTGACCTGCTGTGTATGTAGCCAGGCCCACTCTCAAGAGGGCTCCCCTCTTAATTCTTAAATGACACGATCAAGCACCTCGCACTCTTCATAGGATCAGATCCCATTGCCACGCACCGTCTCTCCCTAAATCATATCGACATAAATTCCATCTAAAGAGAAAGCCGAGGTTATATATGAAAGAAGCGGCCAGTTTTCTAGTATATATGATAAATGGATTAGGAAAGTAGCTAGGTCAAATAGCATTGTTGCTTTCCATACTATATTGTAGAATTAGATCGTTTATGCAAGTATAAAAAATATTCAGCAAGAAAAAAGGAGAATAGGAAAAAAAACTGTAAGTTATTTGCATTTGTTAGAAGATAAAAAATGGACTACAATTGCAACTAGAGGAAGTATCTAATTAAAACGTCTGAAATAATAAATTTCCCATTCATGTCTTGATAGTGTCTAGTGAATAGTGATGGTTGACAACTTATATGTAGTTAGGTGAGGATATAAGATACAATTATGATTGTTGAAACCTTAACTAAGGTCTCTTGGCTCTTTCATGGCTTCTCACCAAAAAACATTATTATACAATATACTAATTAAGTTTTCCTTGGATCGATGTTTTTATGTTAAATGGAGAGTTTAAAGATCAGGATCCTATGTTGCGTAGTGAATCGACATGGACATGCAGATAATTTCAAGATGAAATTAAATTCAATGAATCTATCAATAAAACATTTATGATTGATGTAGCCTCCACCAAATAAAGTGGAGGCTATAATCTCATTTTTTAACAATAATACATTTTACTGAAAATAGTAGTTCCCAG
The nucleotide sequence above comes from Miscanthus floridulus cultivar M001 chromosome 18, ASM1932011v1, whole genome shotgun sequence. Encoded proteins:
- the LOC136521321 gene encoding amino acid permease 8-like codes for the protein MTQDLEMAARHGPGFGADGAHYYPQPPRNGAGGEELDDDGRKKRTGTVWTASAHIITAVIGSGVLSLAWSTAQLGWVVGPLTLMIFAFITYYTSSLLADCYRSGNQLTGKRNYTYTDAVAAYLGRWQVLSCGVFQYVNLVGTAVGYTITASISAAAVHKANCFHKKGHAADCSTYDTMYMVVFGIVQIFFSQLPNFSDLSWLSIVAAIMSFSYSTIAVGLSLARTISGRTGKSTLTGTEIGVDVDSAQKVWLALQALGNIAFAYSYSMILIEIQDTVKSPPAENKTIKKATLMGVTTTTAFYMLAGCLGYSAFGNAVPGNILTGFGFYEPYWLIDFANVCIVVHLVGAYQVFSQPIFAALETAAAKRWPNAKFVTREHPLVAGRFNVNMLRLTWRTAFVVVSTVLAIVMPFFNDILGFLGAIGFWPLTVYYPVEMYIRQRRIQKYTTRWVALQLLSFLCFLVSLASAVASIEGVTESLKHYVPFKTKS